A part of Bacillus rossius redtenbacheri isolate Brsri chromosome 1, Brsri_v3, whole genome shotgun sequence genomic DNA contains:
- the LOC134528388 gene encoding uncharacterized protein LOC134528388 isoform X1 → MRRTGLAYERNRNTNDVCYATPQARWYVRCEFRHGINKHFHMACIIHTLQKNLNRKVSSSSVWKYLESLYNLPLLGDTEDAQFPVAEKIYTLPESCGAFLKKERAGASAAQANAEGPDLKVSNAKPKDAKVKPEESKEAHRAESGAKGARKSLVKGNIKKEQIKEEKKDVKKESKEKKHSVGADKPPKQESKENKEDRKESVTKKDPEEREAKGKEKPSKKEEGLQLKERQRDGDSPKRGVKRTRGSARGDDSSSTHSSSPVTTQTAQKRRRL, encoded by the exons ATGCGAAGAACTGGATTGGCATACGAACGAAATAGAAATACAAATGATGTATGCTATGCTACACCACAAGCCCGTTGGTATGTTCGTTGTGAATTCCGTCATG GAATCAATAAACATTTCCACATGGCTTGCATCATACATACCTTGCAGAAGAACTTGAACAGGAAAGTGTCATCGTCATCTGTGTGGAAGTATCTGGAGTCTCTGTACAACTTACCTCTGCTG GGTGATACAGAAGATGCACAGTTCCCAGTAGCTGAGAAAATTTACACTTTGCCCGAGTCGTGCggtgcatttttaaaaaaagagagagcggGCGCAAGTGCGGCGCAGGCGAACGCAGAGGGCCCAGACCTCAAAGTCAGCAATGCCAAACCCAAAGACGCGAAAGTGAAGCCGGAAGAAAGTAAGGAAGCCCATCGTGCGGAAAGTGGAGCGAAAGGTGCTAGGAAGAGCCTCGTCAAAGGGAACATTAAAAAAGAACAGATCAAGGAAGAAAAGAAGGATGTCAAAAAAGAATCGAAGGAAAAGAAACACAGTGTTGGCGCTGATAAACCACCGAAGCAAGAAAGCAAAGAAAACAAAGAAGATAGAAAGGAAAGCGTGACAAAGAAGGACCCCGAGGAGAGAGAAGCAAAGGGCAAGGAGAAGCCGTCGAAGAAAGAGGAAGGCCTGCAGCTGAAGGAGAGGCAGAGGGACGGGGACTCCCCGAAGCGTGGCGTGAAGCGGACCAGGGGGTCGGCGAGAGGGGACGACTCCAGCTCCACACACTCGTCCAGCCCCGTCACGACGCAGACCGCGCAGAAGCGCCGGCGGTTGTGA
- the LOC134528388 gene encoding uncharacterized protein LOC134528388 isoform X3: MACIIHTLQKNLNRKVSSSSVWKYLESLYNLPLLGDTEDAQFPVAEKIYTLPESCGAFLKKERAGASAAQANAEGPDLKVSNAKPKDAKVKPEESKEAHRAESGAKGARKSLVKGNIKKEQIKEEKKDVKKESKEKKHSVGADKPPKQESKENKEDRKESVTKKDPEEREAKGKEKPSKKEEGLQLKERQRDGDSPKRGVKRTRGSARGDDSSSTHSSSPVTTQTAQKRRRL, from the exons ATGGCTTGCATCATACATACCTTGCAGAAGAACTTGAACAGGAAAGTGTCATCGTCATCTGTGTGGAAGTATCTGGAGTCTCTGTACAACTTACCTCTGCTG GGTGATACAGAAGATGCACAGTTCCCAGTAGCTGAGAAAATTTACACTTTGCCCGAGTCGTGCggtgcatttttaaaaaaagagagagcggGCGCAAGTGCGGCGCAGGCGAACGCAGAGGGCCCAGACCTCAAAGTCAGCAATGCCAAACCCAAAGACGCGAAAGTGAAGCCGGAAGAAAGTAAGGAAGCCCATCGTGCGGAAAGTGGAGCGAAAGGTGCTAGGAAGAGCCTCGTCAAAGGGAACATTAAAAAAGAACAGATCAAGGAAGAAAAGAAGGATGTCAAAAAAGAATCGAAGGAAAAGAAACACAGTGTTGGCGCTGATAAACCACCGAAGCAAGAAAGCAAAGAAAACAAAGAAGATAGAAAGGAAAGCGTGACAAAGAAGGACCCCGAGGAGAGAGAAGCAAAGGGCAAGGAGAAGCCGTCGAAGAAAGAGGAAGGCCTGCAGCTGAAGGAGAGGCAGAGGGACGGGGACTCCCCGAAGCGTGGCGTGAAGCGGACCAGGGGGTCGGCGAGAGGGGACGACTCCAGCTCCACACACTCGTCCAGCCCCGTCACGACGCAGACCGCGCAGAAGCGCCGGCGGTTGTGA
- the LOC134528388 gene encoding MRG/MORF4L-binding protein isoform X2: MVFKRFQGSTCEELDWHTNEIEIQMMYAMLHHKPVGINKHFHMACIIHTLQKNLNRKVSSSSVWKYLESLYNLPLLGDTEDAQFPVAEKIYTLPESCGAFLKKERAGASAAQANAEGPDLKVSNAKPKDAKVKPEESKEAHRAESGAKGARKSLVKGNIKKEQIKEEKKDVKKESKEKKHSVGADKPPKQESKENKEDRKESVTKKDPEEREAKGKEKPSKKEEGLQLKERQRDGDSPKRGVKRTRGSARGDDSSSTHSSSPVTTQTAQKRRRL; the protein is encoded by the exons ATGGTATTTAAGCGTTTTCAGGGTTCAACATGCGAAGAACTGGATTGGCATACGAACGAAATAGAAATACAAATGATGTATGCTATGCTACACCACAAGCCCGTTG GAATCAATAAACATTTCCACATGGCTTGCATCATACATACCTTGCAGAAGAACTTGAACAGGAAAGTGTCATCGTCATCTGTGTGGAAGTATCTGGAGTCTCTGTACAACTTACCTCTGCTG GGTGATACAGAAGATGCACAGTTCCCAGTAGCTGAGAAAATTTACACTTTGCCCGAGTCGTGCggtgcatttttaaaaaaagagagagcggGCGCAAGTGCGGCGCAGGCGAACGCAGAGGGCCCAGACCTCAAAGTCAGCAATGCCAAACCCAAAGACGCGAAAGTGAAGCCGGAAGAAAGTAAGGAAGCCCATCGTGCGGAAAGTGGAGCGAAAGGTGCTAGGAAGAGCCTCGTCAAAGGGAACATTAAAAAAGAACAGATCAAGGAAGAAAAGAAGGATGTCAAAAAAGAATCGAAGGAAAAGAAACACAGTGTTGGCGCTGATAAACCACCGAAGCAAGAAAGCAAAGAAAACAAAGAAGATAGAAAGGAAAGCGTGACAAAGAAGGACCCCGAGGAGAGAGAAGCAAAGGGCAAGGAGAAGCCGTCGAAGAAAGAGGAAGGCCTGCAGCTGAAGGAGAGGCAGAGGGACGGGGACTCCCCGAAGCGTGGCGTGAAGCGGACCAGGGGGTCGGCGAGAGGGGACGACTCCAGCTCCACACACTCGTCCAGCCCCGTCACGACGCAGACCGCGCAGAAGCGCCGGCGGTTGTGA